In Nitrosarchaeum koreense MY1, one genomic interval encodes:
- a CDS encoding CDC48 family AAA ATPase, protein MSQNALSLKVLEAYTRDVGRGVARIDYDSMDTLNASTGDVIEIKGKRRTVAKCLPLYPSDEGKGIIRIDGLGRNNSGIAIGDTITVRKIKAVAAEKVVVAPLEAIPPIDERYLADALESVPLIKGDNVMVPYFGGRLTFQVIGVTPAADAVLVTQKTVFHIAEKGETLRGVPQVTYEDIGGLTDEIKKVREMIELPLRHPEIFEKLGIEAPKGVLLYGPPGTGKTLLAKAVANESQAHFISISGPEIMSKFYGESEARLREIFKEAREKAPSIIFVDEIDSIAPKREEVTGEVERRVVSQMLSLMDGLEARGKVIVIAATNRPNAIDPALRRPGRFDREIEIKVPDKKGRKDILAIHSRNMPLGDTENFENRPNWYELKCPSCKKSLTEHSESELEKVCKWKSECPICARSKEEHSENELENCRKDWTVDIDIMANTSHGYVGADLEYLCKEAAMKCLRRLMKVLNLEEEKLQAEALEKLVLINSDFKQALIEVTPSGMREVFIENPDVSWDDVGGLQDVKRELQEAVEWPMKYPGLYDKLGHKMPRGILLHGPSGTGKTLLAKAVATQSEANFVSVRGPELLSKWVGESERGIREIFRRARQASPCVVFFDEIDSIAPIRGAGGETAVTERVVSQLLTELDGMENMHGVVVLAATNRPDMIDPALLRPGRFDKIIQIPLPDKESRKKILEINAKKIPIANNENFLNESNWYASKCPSCKKSKKEHSENELENVCKWKSECPICAKSKEGHSENELENCRKNWIVNLDKIAELTDGLSGADTAAIANTAVSLVIHKFLDEHPDVKDIEKSSATALVSMTNFEAAVRKVREQKNLKVGEKLVATYYR, encoded by the coding sequence ATGAGCCAGAATGCACTTTCTCTTAAAGTTCTAGAAGCATATACACGAGACGTAGGCCGTGGCGTAGCAAGAATTGATTATGATTCTATGGATACACTAAATGCATCTACTGGCGATGTTATTGAGATTAAGGGCAAGAGAAGAACCGTTGCAAAATGTCTTCCACTTTACCCATCAGATGAAGGAAAAGGAATTATCAGAATTGATGGATTGGGTCGTAATAATTCAGGAATTGCCATAGGTGATACCATTACTGTAAGAAAAATTAAAGCAGTTGCTGCTGAAAAAGTTGTAGTTGCACCACTTGAAGCAATACCTCCAATTGATGAGCGTTACCTTGCTGATGCTCTTGAAAGCGTTCCTTTGATTAAGGGAGATAATGTGATGGTACCATATTTTGGAGGACGTTTAACATTTCAAGTGATTGGAGTAACACCAGCTGCAGATGCAGTTTTGGTTACTCAAAAAACTGTTTTCCATATCGCAGAAAAGGGTGAAACATTACGAGGAGTTCCTCAAGTAACGTATGAGGATATTGGAGGTTTAACTGATGAGATAAAGAAAGTAAGAGAGATGATAGAACTACCATTAAGACATCCAGAAATTTTTGAGAAATTAGGAATTGAAGCCCCAAAAGGCGTATTATTATACGGTCCACCTGGAACAGGTAAAACCTTACTTGCAAAAGCAGTTGCAAATGAAAGTCAAGCTCATTTCATTAGTATTTCCGGTCCAGAAATTATGAGCAAGTTTTACGGAGAAAGCGAAGCTAGACTAAGAGAGATTTTCAAAGAAGCCAGAGAAAAAGCACCATCAATAATATTTGTAGATGAAATTGATTCTATTGCACCTAAAAGAGAAGAGGTAACTGGCGAAGTAGAAAGAAGAGTAGTATCACAAATGTTATCATTAATGGATGGATTGGAAGCTCGAGGAAAGGTTATCGTAATTGCAGCTACAAACAGACCGAACGCAATAGATCCAGCACTTAGAAGACCGGGTAGATTTGATAGAGAAATTGAGATTAAAGTTCCAGATAAAAAAGGAAGAAAGGACATTCTTGCTATCCATAGCAGAAACATGCCATTAGGTGATACAGAAAATTTTGAGAATAGACCAAATTGGTATGAACTCAAATGTCCTAGTTGTAAAAAATCATTAACTGAACATTCAGAAAGTGAATTAGAAAAAGTATGTAAATGGAAAAGTGAGTGTCCTATTTGTGCAAGAAGTAAAGAAGAGCATTCAGAAAATGAATTAGAAAATTGTCGTAAAGATTGGACTGTAGATATTGATATTATGGCAAACACTAGCCATGGGTATGTTGGTGCAGATTTAGAATATCTCTGTAAAGAAGCTGCAATGAAATGTTTGAGAAGATTAATGAAAGTTTTGAACTTGGAAGAAGAAAAACTTCAAGCTGAAGCACTTGAAAAATTAGTTTTAATAAATTCAGATTTTAAACAAGCTTTGATTGAAGTAACACCTTCTGGAATGAGAGAAGTTTTCATTGAAAATCCAGATGTTAGCTGGGATGATGTTGGCGGTTTGCAAGATGTAAAACGTGAACTCCAAGAAGCAGTAGAATGGCCAATGAAATATCCAGGACTATATGATAAGTTAGGACATAAAATGCCAAGAGGTATTTTGCTACACGGTCCAAGCGGTACTGGTAAGACATTATTAGCTAAAGCAGTTGCAACTCAGAGTGAAGCAAACTTTGTTTCAGTTAGAGGTCCTGAATTATTATCAAAATGGGTTGGAGAATCTGAACGCGGAATAAGAGAAATTTTCAGAAGAGCAAGACAAGCTTCACCATGTGTTGTATTCTTTGATGAAATTGATTCAATTGCCCCAATTAGAGGTGCAGGAGGCGAAACAGCTGTTACTGAAAGAGTGGTTAGTCAATTACTTACAGAATTAGATGGTATGGAAAATATGCATGGAGTAGTTGTTTTAGCAGCTACTAATAGACCAGATATGATTGATCCAGCATTACTAAGACCAGGTAGATTTGATAAAATTATTCAGATACCATTACCAGATAAGGAAAGTAGAAAAAAGATTTTAGAAATAAATGCTAAAAAAATTCCAATAGCTAATAATGAAAATTTTCTTAATGAATCAAATTGGTATGCATCCAAATGTCCTAGTTGTAAAAAATCGAAGAAAGAACATTCAGAAAATGAATTAGAAAATGTTTGTAAATGGAAAAGTGAGTGTCCTATTTGTGCAAAAAGTAAAGAAGGTCATTCAGAAAATGAATTAGAAAATTGTCGTAAAAATTGGATTGTCAATCTTGATAAAATTGCAGAATTAACAGACGGTTTAAGCGGTGCAGATACTGCTGCAATTGCAAATACTGCAGTATCACTTGTAATTCATAAATTTTTAGATGAACATCCAGATGTCAAAGACATTGAGAAAAGTTCCGCTACTGCATTAGTATCTATGACTAACTTTGAAGCAGCAGTAAGAAAAGTAAGAGAGCAAAAAAACCTCAAAGTAGGCGAAAAACTAGTCGCTACCTATTACAGGTAG
- a CDS encoding 50S ribosomal protein L2, whose protein sequence is MGKRPLVRRRGRGGFQFRSTSTGKVGSKAKYPRFSLSEQHEGLVIDLVHERGREAPLAKIRFEDGSVSFMPAVLGTKVGETFQFGLKSKIEKGNVISVQNIPDGTIVCNVEKHFGDGGAIVKSAGTNATIFSHGEEGVTIKLPSGKFTTLNPKNRAMIGTLAGGGAGERFFMSAGNKWRSFRAKGKKFPIVRGVAQAAYVHPHGGGRHQHVGQSSTVSRNAPPGAKVGSIAARKTGRARIKERK, encoded by the coding sequence TTGGGTAAGAGACCATTAGTAAGAAGACGTGGCCGTGGAGGATTTCAATTTAGATCTACTTCTACTGGTAAAGTAGGTAGTAAAGCAAAATATCCTCGATTTTCGTTATCTGAGCAACATGAAGGATTAGTAATTGATCTAGTACATGAGCGTGGTAGAGAAGCACCACTAGCTAAAATACGATTTGAAGATGGTTCAGTCTCATTTATGCCTGCAGTTCTTGGTACTAAAGTGGGTGAAACTTTCCAATTTGGATTAAAATCAAAAATCGAAAAAGGAAACGTAATCAGCGTTCAAAACATTCCTGATGGAACTATTGTTTGTAACGTCGAAAAACATTTTGGTGATGGCGGCGCTATAGTAAAGTCAGCAGGAACAAATGCAACTATTTTCTCTCACGGTGAAGAGGGAGTTACAATAAAACTCCCATCTGGAAAATTCACTACGCTTAATCCAAAGAACAGGGCAATGATTGGAACTTTGGCAGGTGGTGGAGCTGGCGAACGATTCTTTATGAGTGCAGGTAACAAATGGCGTAGTTTTAGAGCTAAAGGAAAGAAATTTCCAATTGTCAGAGGTGTAGCACAAGCAGCTTATGTTCACCCACACGGTGGTGGACGACACCAACACGTTGGACAAAGTTCTACTGTTTCTCGAAATGCTCCGCCTGGAGCTAAAGTAGGTAGCATTGCTGCAAGAAAAACTGGTAGAGCTAGAATTAAAGAAAGAAAGTAA
- a CDS encoding acylphosphatase, protein MSKQRIRIFVKGKVQGVFFRQALKVMAKKNDVFGWVKNLKDGRVEAVLEGDEEKVNRLIEWSHGGPANARVEDVEIRNEKFTGEFSKFDVLY, encoded by the coding sequence ATGTCAAAGCAAAGAATAAGAATTTTTGTAAAAGGTAAAGTACAAGGTGTATTTTTTCGGCAAGCGTTAAAAGTAATGGCTAAAAAAAATGATGTTTTTGGTTGGGTAAAAAATCTAAAAGATGGTCGAGTTGAAGCTGTACTTGAAGGAGATGAAGAAAAAGTAAATAGACTAATTGAATGGTCTCATGGAGGACCAGCAAATGCACGAGTCGAAGATGTTGAAATCCGAAACGAGAAATTTACTGGAGAATTTTCAAAATTTGATGTATTGTACTAG
- a CDS encoding DUF5655 domain-containing protein has product MDEIISFGTKRDYNDFKKQIPSSVLPLFDSVRKFCLSLGENVVEDIRMHRVVFGKSMTFRWFVDVEPEREGIIIKIQKSRKEIPQILQIKTGQEITELKEIIKNAFETIN; this is encoded by the coding sequence ATGGATGAAATAATTTCTTTTGGAACGAAAAGGGATTATAATGATTTTAAAAAACAAATTCCAAGTTCAGTACTACCACTATTTGATTCTGTAAGAAAATTCTGTCTTTCATTAGGAGAAAATGTAGTTGAAGATATTAGAATGCATAGAGTTGTTTTTGGAAAATCCATGACGTTTAGATGGTTTGTAGATGTAGAGCCAGAAAGAGAAGGCATTATAATTAAAATTCAAAAAAGCAGAAAAGAGATCCCACAAATTCTACAAATCAAAACAGGACAAGAAATAACAGAACTCAAAGAAATCATAAAAAATGCTTTTGAAACAATCAACTAG